The following coding sequences are from one Arachis hypogaea cultivar Tifrunner chromosome 7, arahy.Tifrunner.gnm2.J5K5, whole genome shotgun sequence window:
- the LOC112702173 gene encoding uncharacterized protein, producing the protein MDAFSAEDLSTIGGIATVSILHSFIPTHWLPFSIVGRVQKWNLSRTLLVTALGAILHVISTSLLGITAITMANTIAGEETVHKLASMLLVVLGGGYVILFLSGKGGHSHSHNQPMEKMAVAGLILVPALSPCATTLPVFLAVGNSSSMMILAIIVLLFSTISVMTSLVALSFYGASQLKFHWVERYDKLLVGSVLCLVGILTLFFHHHDHGEVGMAGEHTHIHRKMISL; encoded by the exons ATGGATGCTTTCAGCGCCGAAGATCTATCCACGATTGGGGGAATAGCAACGGTCTCGATTCTGCATTCGTTCATTCCAACTCACTGGCTTCCATTCTCCATTGTTGGTCGTGTTCAGAAATGGAATCTCTCTCGAACTCTCCTAGTTA CTGCGCTTGGAGCAATTTTGCATGTAATATCCACTTCACTGCTTGGCATAACAGCAATCACGATGGCAAACACCATTGCTGGTGAAGAAACAGTGCATAAGCTTGCATCAATGCTACTTGTAGTTCTTGGTGGTGGttatgttattttgtttttaagtGGAAAGGGTGGCCATAGTCATTCACACAACCAACCCATGGAGAAAATGGCCGTAGCAGgacttatccttgttcctgcatTGTCTCCTTGTGCTACTACGCTTCCGGTATTTCTTGCCGTTGGAAACTCGTCTTCCATGATGATACTTGCCATCATAGTGCTGCTATTCAG CACAATATCTGTGATGACATCGCTAGTAGCGTTGTCATTCTACGGGGCTAGTCAGCTGAAGTTTCACTGGGTCGAGCGCTATGACAAACTTCTTGTCGGTTCAGTGTTGTGCTTAGTTGGCATCTTGACgctcttttttcatcatcatgaCCATGGAGAAGTAGGTATGGCTGGAGAACACACTCATATTCACAGGAAGATGATTTCATTGTga